From Streptomyces sp. NBC_01754, a single genomic window includes:
- the purS gene encoding phosphoribosylformylglycinamidine synthase subunit PurS — MARVVVDVMLKPEILDPQGQAVQRALPRLGFDGIADVRQGKRFELQVEGPVDAAALARINEMAETFLANTVIEDFVVKVEEEK; from the coding sequence GTGGCACGCGTCGTAGTCGACGTCATGCTCAAGCCCGAGATCCTCGACCCGCAGGGACAGGCCGTGCAGCGTGCGCTGCCCCGTCTCGGCTTCGACGGAATCGCGGACGTCCGCCAGGGAAAGCGTTTCGAGCTCCAGGTCGAGGGGCCGGTCGACGCCGCCGCCCTCGCCCGTATCAACGAGATGGCCGAGACCTTCCTCGCCAACACCGTCATCGAGGACTTCGTCGTCAAGGTGGAGGAGGAGAAGTGA